The proteins below come from a single Metarhizium brunneum chromosome 1, complete sequence genomic window:
- the GUP1 gene encoding Glycerol uptake protein 1, with the protein MGVFSFFRKVYDIDTLDTRFMSSSSVPYQTVIEARSDPDAVKEAADKARARAPPPKWQTPEFYLYYFVFLWAVPYMFWVAYSVSRPSDPRYHKYERFLSDGWIPGRKVDISDAQYHTFRGNLPYLAALLIFHPLLRKVWESVYTGANGNRGPKGSSRLEQRALFDFTFAILFLVILHGISAFKVLTILYINFQIGRKLPRKYVPIATWVFNISTLFANELCEGYHLRNVASHISPPVKSASTGQLTDSPLMQTGAWLDGFGGIMPRWEVLFNITILRLISYNMDYYWSIDKKASSSLEKKQLDPANLSERDRITISAEPADYSFRNYIAYAIYAPLYLAGPILTFNDYISQLKFKAASIEKPRTIRYGVRFLLVLLAMELVLHFDYVGAISLANPVWGEYSAAQLSLLSFFNLHIIWLKLLLPWRLFRLWALVDGIDPPENMVRCVSNNYSTQLFWRAWHRSYNRWLIRYLYVPLGGASFRNWAAAAQSTVTYLCVFTFVALWHDIQLRLLIWGWLIVLFMVPEWTAAFLFPKRKWESRPTEYRMLCCVGAVANVLMMMAANLVGFAVGLDGLQSIVAGILHEWSGVIFLTVACACLFVGIQVMFEIRESEKRKGATLKC; encoded by the exons ATGGGcgtcttctctttcttccgCAAGGTCTATGACATCGACACCCTCGACACTCGGTTCATGAGCTCGTCGTCCGTTCCCTACCAGACTGTTATCGAGGCGCGCAGCGATCCCGATGCCGTGAAGGAGGCCGCCGATAAAGCGCGAGCTCGTGCACCTCCACCGAAATGGCAAACGCCAGAGTTTTACCTGTATTATTTTGTGTTTTTGTGGGCGGTGCCGTACATGTTTTGGGTTGCGTATAGCGTTTCACGGC CCTCCGATCCGCGATATCACAAGTACGAGCGATTTCTTTCCGATGGCTGGATTCCCGGCCGCAAAGTCGACATTTCCGATGCGCAGTATCACACGTTTCGAGGCAACTTGCCCTACCTGGCTGCGCTGCTGATATTCCATCCTCTGCTCCGAAAGGTCTGGGAATCAGTATACAccggcgccaacggcaatAGGGGCCCCAAAGGCTCCTCGCGGCTGGAGCAGCGCGCCTTGTTCGACTTTACATTTGCGATTTTGTTCTTGGTCATCTTGCATGGCATCTCGGCATTCAAGGTCCTCACTATTCTGTACATAAACTTTCAGATTGGGCGGAAACTCCCGCGCAAATATGTGCCCATTGCCACCTGGGTGTTTAACATCTCAACTCTGTTTGCGAATGAGCTCTGTGAGGGCTACCACCTACGAAACGTAGCGAGTCACATCTCGCCACCGGTCAAATCTGCTTCTACTGGGCAACTGACGGATTCGCCCTTGATGCAGACGGGTGCGTGGTTGGATGGGTTTGGAGGCATCATGCCACGGTGGGAGGTTTTGTTCAACATTACGATTCTGCGATTGATTAGCTACAATATGGATTATTATTGGAGCATCGATAAGAAGGCTTCCAGTTCCTTGGAG AAGAAACAATTGGACCCGGCCAACCTGTCTGAGCGAGATCGAATCACGATATCCGCCGAGCCGGCCGACTACTCGTTCCGCAATTACATCGCATACGCCATATACGCACCCCTCTATCTGGCGGGACCCATTCTCACCTTCAACGATTACATCTCCCAGCTCAAATTCAAGGCAGCCAGCATCGAGAAACCACGTACTATCCGCTATGGTGTTCGGTTCCTGCTGGTTCTGCTTGCCATGGAGCTCGTCCTGCACTTTGACTACGTCGGCGCAATTAGCCTGGCCAACCCCGTTTGGGGGGAATATTCCGCCGCTCAACTCAGCTTGCTCTCATTCTTCAACCTCCACATAATCTGGTTGAAGCTCCTTTTGCCGTGGCGACTGTTCCGCCTGTGGGCGTTGGTAGATGGCATCGACCCGCCAGAGAACATGGTTCGGTGCGTGAGCAACAACTATAGCACGCAACTGTTTTGGCGCGCATGGCACCGATCGTACAACCGATGGCTTATTCGATACTTGTACGTTCCTCTTGGGGGCGCATCCTTCCGCAACTGGGCCGCTGCGGCTCAGTCGACAGTTACGTACTTGTGTGTGTTCACCTTTGTGGCACTGTGGCATGACATTCAGCTCCGCCTCCTCATCTGGGGCTGGCTGATTGTCCTGTTCATGGTGCCCGAGTGGACGGCGGCATTTTTGTTTCCCAAGAGGAAGTGGGAGAGCCGTCCTACCGAGTATCGCATGCTGTGTTGTGTTGGTGCGGTTGCGAACGTGctcatgatgatggcggccaaTCTGGTTGGTTTCGCGGTAGGCTTGGATGGGTTGCAGAGCATTGTTGCGGGCATATTGCATGAATGGTCAG GCGTCATCTTTCTGACTGTGGCGTGTGCCTGTTTATTTGTGGGTATCCAGGTCATGTTTGAGATTCGCGAATCAGAGAAGCGCAAGGGAGCAACGTTGAAGTGCTGA
- the linB_1 gene encoding 2,5-dichloro-2,5-cyclohexadiene-1,4-diol dehydrogenase — protein sequence MSLLGKAFIVTGGASGIGKSTVRKLLELSAQVHVVDVASDIPAHAGLAGRQTNHASVDVASRKHVRAVFDKIAARAQEGVQLGGLVHCAGILRPTEASEAGDEYLRQLWDVNVLGTWNVNTELYRLVRASREASAGARVDALASIVNMGSMASVRGIPDTPGYVATKHAVLGLTRSFAQSWASVGLRVNCVAPGAVNTPMIQGMVLEDVAPAYRGALRSLIEPEEIADTVMFLLGKGSSAITGQVVEVNGGWP from the coding sequence ATGAGTCTCCTCGGGAAAGCATTCATCGTCACAGGGGGCGCCTCGGGGATCGGCAAAAGCACAGTCAGGAAGCTGCTCGAGCTCTCGGCGCAGGTGCACGTCGTCGACGTGGCCAGCGACATCCCGGCACACGCAGGGCTCGCCGGCCGGCAGACGAACCACGCAAGCGTCGACGTCGCCTCGCGGAAGCACGTCCGCGCCGTGTTTGACAAGATCGCCGCACGGGCGCAAGAGGGCGTGCAGCTCGGCGGGCTGGTGCACTGCGCCGGCATCCTGCGCCCGACCGAGGCCTCGGAGGCGGGCGACGAGTACCTGCGCCAGCTCTGGGACGTCAACGTGCTGGGGACGTGGAACGTTAATACCGAGCTGTATCGGCTCGTCAGGGCGTCGCGCGAGGCGAGTGCCGGCGCGCGCGTCGACGCTCTTGCCAGCATCGTCAACATGGGCTCCATGGCGTCGGTCAGGGGCATTCCCGACACGCCGGGATATGTCGCTACGAAGCACGCGGTCCTTGGGCTCACTCGCTCCTTTGCGCAGTCGTGGGCGTCGGTCGGGCTCAGGGTCAATTGCGTTGCGCCGGGCGCCGTCAACACCCCCATGATTCAGGGCATGGTGCTTGAGGATGTCGCGCCGGCGTACAGGGGAGCTCTGAGGTCGCTGATTGAGCCGGAGGAGATTGCCGACACCGTCATGTTTCTCTTGGGCAAGGGCTCGTCGGCCATCACGGGGCAAGTGGTCGAGGTGAACGGCGGCTGGCCCTGA